The following proteins are encoded in a genomic region of Acetobacter oryzoeni:
- a CDS encoding 6-pyruvoyl trahydropterin synthase family protein has translation MPDLVFTRRFSMGHRLIHGASESCALPHGHNEFVTVRLKPTAFAPLDGKGNMPVSFQKAKSTWHRFVDEKLDHALQLAEDDPLLAWFQTNEPARAARIVITPGDPTTELMVCLLMAKINAFLAAEGGLLWCSELSIQETPTNTVSFSGNPAEFIPAPRPPENCWWNRADMSISDTNSPVTFI, from the coding sequence ATGCCTGATCTTGTTTTTACCCGCCGTTTTTCCATGGGCCATCGGCTTATTCATGGTGCGAGTGAAAGCTGCGCCCTGCCCCACGGCCATAACGAGTTTGTAACCGTACGCCTGAAACCCACAGCTTTTGCGCCGCTGGATGGCAAAGGCAACATGCCGGTTTCCTTCCAGAAAGCCAAAAGCACATGGCATCGATTTGTAGATGAAAAGCTGGATCATGCCCTACAACTTGCAGAGGATGATCCATTGCTGGCGTGGTTTCAAACCAACGAGCCAGCCCGCGCGGCCCGTATTGTCATTACGCCGGGAGACCCCACCACAGAATTGATGGTCTGCCTGCTTATGGCCAAGATCAACGCCTTTCTGGCAGCAGAAGGCGGCCTGCTATGGTGTTCTGAGCTGAGCATTCAGGAAACACCCACCAACACAGTCTCTTTTTCCGGCAATCCGGCAGAGTTTATCCCTGCCCCACGACCGCCAGAAAATTGCTGGTGGAACCGGGCGGATATGAGCATATCCGACACCAATAGCCCGGTTACCTTTATCTAA